From a single Pseudomonas triticicola genomic region:
- the pcaH gene encoding protocatechuate 3,4-dioxygenase subunit beta, with product MTDKPGYRRPQAGTQPDYLHPTYQSTNLRSPSKPLVHLPHSLSEITGPTIGAEHVAEKDNDLTAQHDGEPLGERIIIHGRVLDEDGLPVPGILVEIWQANAAGRYNHARDLHDAPLDPNFTGTGRTVTDADGWYQFQTIKPGAYPWGNHHNAWRPAHIHFSLFGPSILTRLVTQMYFPGDPLLAYDPIYNCVPDTSAKERLIAAFDLEKTIPSYALGYRWDIVLRGREATPMEK from the coding sequence ATGACTGACAAGCCTGGTTACCGTCGCCCACAGGCAGGCACTCAGCCTGACTACCTGCACCCGACGTATCAATCCACCAACCTGCGCTCGCCGTCCAAGCCGTTGGTGCACCTGCCGCACTCGCTGTCGGAAATCACCGGGCCGACCATCGGCGCCGAACACGTTGCCGAGAAGGACAATGACCTGACCGCACAGCACGACGGCGAGCCGTTGGGCGAGCGCATCATCATTCACGGCCGCGTGCTCGACGAAGACGGCCTGCCGGTGCCGGGGATTCTGGTGGAGATCTGGCAGGCCAATGCCGCCGGCCGCTACAACCATGCCCGCGACCTGCACGACGCGCCGCTGGACCCGAACTTCACCGGCACTGGCCGCACCGTCACCGATGCCGATGGCTGGTACCAGTTCCAGACCATCAAGCCCGGCGCCTATCCGTGGGGCAACCACCACAACGCCTGGCGCCCGGCGCACATCCATTTTTCCCTGTTTGGGCCGAGCATCCTTACGCGTCTGGTCACGCAAATGTATTTCCCAGGCGACCCGCTGCTGGCGTATGACCCGATCTACAACTGCGTGCCGGACACTTCGGCCAAGGAACGCCTGATCGCTGCTTTCGATCTGGAAAAAACCATTCCGTCCTACGCCCTCGGTTACCGCTGGGACATCGTGCTGCGCGGCCGTGAAGCCACGCCGATGGAGAAATAA
- a CDS encoding MFS transporter: protein MNQPQSAVGNCLDVQTFINAQPISRYQWRVVILCFLIVFLDGLDTAAMGFIAPALSQDWGIDRASLGPVMSAALIGMVFGALGSGPLADRFGRKVVLVGAVILFGGFSLASAYSTNVEQLLVLRFLTGLGLGAGMPNATTLLSEYTPERKKSLLVTSMFCGFNLGMAGGGFISAKLIPAFGWHALLMIGGILPLILAVVLVFWLPESARYLVVRNRGNDKVRKTLAPIDPVTVAQAASFSVPEQKTVKARNVFAVIFSGTYSTGTLLLWLTYFMGLVIVYLLTSWLPTLMRDSGASMEQAAFIGALFQFGGVLSAVGVGWAMDRFNPHKVIGIFYLLAGVFAYAVGQSLGNITLLATLVLVAGMCVNGAQSAMPSLAARFYPTQGRATGVSWMLGIGRFGAILGAWMGATLLGLGWNFEQVLTALVIPAGLATAAVLIKGMVSHADAT from the coding sequence ATGAACCAGCCTCAGTCCGCTGTGGGTAACTGCCTCGATGTGCAGACCTTCATCAACGCCCAACCGATCTCGCGCTATCAGTGGCGGGTGGTGATCCTGTGTTTCCTGATCGTATTTCTCGACGGCCTCGACACCGCCGCCATGGGCTTCATCGCCCCGGCGCTGTCGCAAGACTGGGGTATCGACCGCGCGAGCCTCGGCCCGGTGATGAGTGCCGCGCTGATCGGCATGGTCTTCGGTGCACTCGGCTCCGGCCCTTTAGCTGACCGCTTCGGGCGCAAAGTCGTGCTCGTCGGTGCGGTGATTCTGTTCGGCGGCTTCAGCCTGGCCTCGGCGTACAGCACCAACGTCGAGCAACTGCTGGTGTTGCGCTTCCTCACCGGCCTCGGTCTCGGCGCGGGTATGCCCAACGCGACGACGCTGCTCTCGGAATACACCCCGGAGCGCAAGAAGTCGCTGCTGGTGACCAGCATGTTCTGCGGCTTCAACCTCGGCATGGCCGGCGGCGGTTTCATCTCGGCAAAACTGATCCCGGCGTTCGGCTGGCATGCTCTGCTGATGATCGGCGGAATCCTGCCGCTGATCCTCGCCGTGGTATTGGTGTTCTGGCTGCCGGAATCGGCGCGCTATCTGGTGGTGCGCAACCGTGGCAACGACAAAGTACGCAAAACCCTCGCGCCGATCGACCCGGTTACCGTCGCCCAGGCCGCGAGCTTCAGCGTTCCGGAACAGAAAACCGTCAAGGCACGCAATGTCTTTGCGGTGATCTTCTCCGGCACTTACAGCACCGGCACGCTGCTGTTGTGGCTGACTTATTTCATGGGCCTGGTGATCGTATACCTGCTGACCAGTTGGCTGCCGACGCTGATGCGCGACAGCGGCGCGAGCATGGAACAGGCTGCGTTCATCGGCGCGTTGTTCCAGTTTGGTGGGGTGTTGAGCGCGGTCGGGGTGGGCTGGGCGATGGACCGCTTCAATCCGCACAAGGTCATCGGCATTTTCTACCTGCTGGCCGGGGTGTTTGCCTACGCCGTGGGGCAGAGCCTGGGCAACATCACCTTGCTGGCGACGCTGGTACTGGTGGCGGGCATGTGCGTTAACGGCGCGCAATCGGCGATGCCGTCATTGGCCGCGCGCTTCTACCCGACTCAAGGCCGCGCGACCGGTGTGTCGTGGATGCTCGGCATCGGCCGCTTCGGCGCGATTCTTGGCGCGTGGATGGGCGCAACCTTGCTCGGCCTGGGCTGGAATTTCGAGCAAGTGCTGACCGCACTGGTGATTCCGGCGGGGTTGGCGACGGCGGCGGTGCTGATCAAGGGCATGGTCAGTCATGCGGATGCGACCTGA
- the ccoM gene encoding cytochrome c oxidase subunit CcoM — MFFDNVVFAGVLTVGLMVLFFAGFGFFIWKDAHKRRK, encoded by the coding sequence ATGTTTTTCGATAACGTGGTGTTTGCCGGGGTTCTCACGGTGGGGCTCATGGTGCTGTTTTTTGCAGGGTTTGGATTTTTTATCTGGAAGGATGCGCATAAGCGGCGCAAGTGA
- the rapA gene encoding RNA polymerase-associated protein RapA: MAQQYQPGQRWISDSEAELGLGTVLAQDGRLLTVLYPATGETRQYALRNAPLTRVRFSPGDSITHFEGWKMTVQQVDDVDGLMVYHGLNGQNEVVTLPETQLSNFIQFRLASDRLFAGQIDPLPWFSLRYNTLEHTSRQLQSSLWGLGGVRAQPIAHQLHIAREVADRIAPRVLLADEVGLGKTIEAGLVIHRQLLSGRANRVLILVPENLQHQWLVEMRRRFNLQVALFDEERFIESDATNPFEDTQLALVALEWLVDDEKAQDALFAAGWDLMVVDEAHHLVWHEDKASAEYSLVEQLAEVIPGVLLLTATPEQLGQDSHFARLRLLDPNRFHDLAAFRAESDNYRPVAEAVQELLDKGRLSAEAHKTIHGFLGNEGEALLTAVNDGDTEASARLVRELLDRHGTGRVLFRNTRAAVQGFPERKLHPYPLPCPDEYLELPLGEHAELYPEVSFQAQPDADEEQRWWKFDPRVEWLIDQLKMLKRTKVLVICAHAETAMDLEDALRVRSGIPATVFHEGMNILERDRAAAYFADEEFGAQVLICSEIGSEGRNFQFAHHLVLFDLPSHPDLLEQRIGRLDRIGQKHIIELHVPYLETSPQERLFQWYHEALNAFLNTCPTGNALQHQFGPRLLPLLEEADDGEWQALIDEARAERERLEAELHTGRDRLLELNSGGAGEGEALVEAILEQDDQFALPIYMETLFDAFGIDSEDHSENALILKPSEKMLDASFPLGDDEGVTITYDRNQALSREDMQFITWEHPMVQGGMDLVLSGSMGNTAVALIKNKALKPGTVLLELLYVSEVVAPRSLQLGRYLPPAALRCLLDANGNDLSPRVSFETLNDQLESVPRASANKFIQAQRDQLTPRINAGEEKIAPRHAERVAEARRRLAADTDEELARLTALQAVNPTVRDSELEALRTQREQGLAMLDKAALRLEAIRVLVAG; encoded by the coding sequence ATGGCGCAGCAGTATCAACCGGGGCAACGCTGGATCAGTGACAGCGAAGCAGAGCTTGGTTTAGGCACCGTTCTGGCACAGGACGGCCGCTTGCTGACCGTGCTTTACCCGGCCACTGGCGAAACCCGCCAGTACGCGCTACGGAATGCGCCCCTGACCCGCGTGCGGTTCTCGCCGGGCGACTCCATCACCCATTTCGAAGGCTGGAAGATGACCGTGCAGCAGGTCGACGACGTCGACGGGCTGATGGTCTATCACGGCCTCAACGGGCAGAACGAAGTCGTCACGCTGCCGGAAACCCAGCTGTCGAACTTCATTCAGTTCCGCCTCGCCAGCGACCGCCTGTTCGCCGGGCAGATCGACCCGCTGCCGTGGTTCTCCCTGCGCTACAACACCCTTGAACACACCAGCCGCCAGTTGCAGTCCTCGCTGTGGGGCCTGGGTGGCGTGCGTGCGCAACCGATCGCGCACCAGCTGCACATCGCCCGCGAAGTCGCCGACCGTATCGCCCCGCGCGTATTGCTGGCGGACGAAGTGGGTCTGGGTAAGACCATCGAAGCCGGTCTGGTCATCCACCGCCAACTGCTCTCGGGCCGCGCCAATCGCGTGCTGATCCTGGTCCCGGAAAACCTCCAGCATCAGTGGCTGGTGGAGATGCGCCGCCGTTTCAATCTGCAGGTCGCGCTGTTCGACGAAGAACGCTTTATCGAAAGCGATGCCACCAACCCGTTCGAAGACACGCAACTGGCGCTGGTCGCGCTGGAGTGGCTGGTCGATGACGAGAAGGCACAGGACGCCTTGTTCGCTGCGGGTTGGGACCTGATGGTGGTCGACGAAGCGCACCACCTGGTCTGGCACGAAGACAAGGCCAGCGCGGAATACTCGCTGGTCGAGCAACTGGCCGAAGTGATTCCCGGCGTGCTGCTGCTCACCGCCACCCCGGAACAACTCGGTCAGGACAGCCACTTCGCCCGTCTGCGCCTGCTCGACCCGAACCGTTTCCACGACCTGGCCGCGTTCCGCGCCGAGAGCGACAACTATCGCCCGGTCGCCGAAGCGGTGCAGGAACTGCTCGACAAGGGCCGCCTCTCGGCCGAAGCGCACAAGACCATTCACGGTTTCCTCGGCAACGAAGGCGAAGCCCTGCTCACCGCCGTCAACGATGGCGATACTGAAGCCAGCGCCCGCCTCGTGCGTGAACTGCTCGATCGCCACGGCACCGGCCGCGTGCTGTTCCGCAACACCCGCGCCGCTGTGCAGGGTTTCCCGGAGCGCAAACTACACCCGTACCCGCTGCCGTGCCCCGACGAATACCTCGAGCTGCCGTTGGGCGAACACGCCGAGCTGTACCCGGAAGTCAGCTTCCAGGCGCAACCGGACGCCGACGAAGAACAGCGCTGGTGGAAATTCGATCCGCGCGTGGAGTGGCTGATCGATCAGCTGAAAATGCTCAAGCGCACCAAAGTGCTGGTGATCTGCGCCCACGCCGAAACCGCGATGGACCTGGAAGACGCCCTACGCGTGCGTTCCGGCATCCCGGCCACGGTGTTCCACGAAGGCATGAACATCCTCGAGCGTGATCGCGCCGCCGCCTACTTCGCCGACGAAGAATTCGGCGCGCAGGTGCTGATCTGCTCGGAGATCGGCAGTGAGGGTCGCAACTTCCAGTTCGCTCACCACCTGGTGCTGTTCGATCTGCCGTCGCACCCGGACCTGCTCGAGCAGCGCATCGGCCGTCTCGACCGGATCGGCCAGAAGCACATCATCGAACTGCACGTGCCGTACCTGGAAACCAGCCCGCAAGAGCGCCTGTTCCAGTGGTACCACGAAGCGCTCAATGCGTTCCTCAACACCTGCCCGACCGGCAACGCCTTGCAGCATCAGTTCGGCCCGCGCCTGCTGCCGCTGCTCGAAGAAGCCGATGACGGCGAGTGGCAAGCGCTGATCGACGAAGCACGCGCCGAGCGTGAGCGTCTCGAAGCCGAGCTGCACACTGGCCGCGACCGTCTGCTGGAATTGAATTCCGGCGGCGCTGGCGAAGGTGAAGCACTGGTAGAAGCGATCCTCGAGCAGGACGACCAGTTCGCCCTGCCGATCTACATGGAAACCCTGTTCGACGCGTTCGGCATCGACAGCGAAGACCACTCGGAAAACGCCCTGATCCTCAAGCCGAGCGAGAAGATGCTCGACGCCAGCTTCCCGCTGGGCGACGACGAAGGCGTGACCATCACCTACGATCGCAACCAGGCGCTGTCGCGCGAAGACATGCAGTTCATCACCTGGGAACACCCGATGGTGCAGGGCGGCATGGATCTGGTGCTGTCCGGCTCGATGGGCAACACCGCCGTCGCGCTGATCAAGAACAAGGCGCTGAAGCCGGGCACCGTGTTGCTGGAATTGCTCTACGTCAGCGAAGTGGTCGCACCGCGCTCGCTGCAACTGGGTCGCTACCTGCCACCGGCAGCGCTGCGTTGCCTGCTCGACGCCAATGGCAATGACCTGTCGCCACGGGTGTCGTTCGAAACCCTCAACGATCAGCTGGAAAGCGTGCCGCGCGCCAGCGCCAACAAGTTCATCCAGGCCCAGCGCGATCAGCTGACGCCACGGATCAATGCCGGCGAAGAAAAAATCGCCCCGCGTCACGCCGAGCGTGTGGCCGAAGCGCGCCGTCGCCTGGCCGCCGACACCGACGAAGAGCTGGCGCGCCTGACCGCTTTGCAAGCGGTCAACCCGACCGTGCGCGACAGCGAACTGGAGGCGTTGCGCACTCAGCGTGAGCAAGGTCTGGCAATGCTCGACAAAGCGGCGTTGCGCCTGGAAGCGATTCGGGTGCTGGTGGCGGGCTAA
- a CDS encoding CoA transferase subunit A, producing MAEILSLHDAVKQFVNDGDTVALEGFTHLIPTAAGHEIIRQGKKDLTLVRMTPDLIYDQLIGAGCARKLIFSWGGNPGVGSLHRLRDAVEKQWPHALEIEEHSHADLANAYVAGASGLPFAVLRAYAGSDLPKVNPLIKTVTCPFTGEVLAAVPSVRPDVTVIHAQKADRKGNVLLWGILGVQKEAALAAKRCIVTVEEIVDDLNAPMNACVLPTWALSAVCHVPGGAHPSYAHGYTERDNRFYQAWDPIARDRETFTAWINEYIHGCADFSEFQAKLAAASEAK from the coding sequence ATGGCTGAGATCCTTTCGCTGCACGACGCGGTGAAGCAATTCGTCAACGACGGCGATACCGTCGCCCTCGAAGGCTTCACTCACCTGATCCCTACGGCAGCGGGTCATGAAATCATTCGTCAAGGCAAGAAAGATCTGACGCTGGTGCGGATGACGCCTGACCTGATCTACGACCAACTGATCGGCGCCGGTTGCGCGCGCAAACTGATTTTCTCCTGGGGCGGCAACCCGGGTGTTGGTTCGCTGCACCGTTTGCGTGACGCGGTCGAAAAGCAGTGGCCGCACGCGCTGGAAATTGAAGAACACAGCCACGCCGACCTCGCCAACGCCTACGTCGCCGGCGCGTCCGGCCTGCCGTTCGCGGTGCTGCGTGCCTACGCCGGCTCCGACCTGCCGAAGGTCAATCCGCTGATCAAAACCGTGACCTGTCCGTTCACCGGCGAAGTGCTGGCGGCAGTGCCATCGGTACGGCCGGACGTCACCGTGATTCACGCGCAGAAAGCCGACCGCAAAGGCAACGTGTTGCTCTGGGGCATTCTCGGTGTGCAGAAAGAAGCCGCGCTGGCGGCCAAGCGTTGCATCGTCACCGTGGAAGAAATCGTCGACGACCTCAACGCACCGATGAACGCTTGCGTACTGCCGACCTGGGCCTTGAGCGCGGTGTGCCATGTACCCGGCGGCGCGCACCCGTCCTACGCCCACGGTTACACCGAGCGTGACAATCGTTTCTATCAGGCGTGGGACCCGATCGCTCGCGACCGTGAGACGTTTACCGCGTGGATCAACGAATACATCCATGGCTGCGCTGACTTCAGCGAATTCCAGGCCAAATTGGCCGCTGCTTCGGAGGCCAAGTAA
- the pcaG gene encoding protocatechuate 3,4-dioxygenase subunit alpha: protein MTLYATTSHTVGPYYHIGLTWLNRETLANELTLGERVAITGQVVDGNGDVVNDAMLEVWQANAAGKYDHPEDQQDKPLDPNFEGFGRVPVDAEGRFRFTTIKPGSVPGLKGSTQAPHLVVLVFARGLVKHLLTRIYFEGEPANVADPLLECVPAERRQTLLAKADASGVYQWNVVLQGTDAETVFFDY from the coding sequence ATGACGCTCTATGCGACCACGTCCCACACCGTCGGGCCGTATTACCACATCGGCCTGACCTGGCTGAACCGCGAAACCCTGGCCAACGAGCTGACCCTCGGCGAGCGCGTGGCAATCACCGGCCAAGTGGTGGACGGCAATGGCGATGTCGTCAACGACGCCATGCTCGAAGTCTGGCAGGCCAACGCCGCCGGCAAGTACGACCACCCGGAAGATCAGCAGGACAAGCCACTCGACCCGAATTTTGAAGGTTTCGGTCGGGTGCCGGTCGACGCCGAAGGGCGCTTCCGTTTCACCACGATCAAACCGGGCTCTGTGCCGGGGTTGAAAGGCTCGACCCAGGCGCCGCATCTGGTGGTGCTGGTGTTTGCCCGTGGTCTGGTCAAGCATTTGCTGACGCGGATCTATTTCGAGGGCGAACCGGCAAACGTTGCTGACCCGTTGCTCGAGTGCGTGCCGGCGGAGCGTCGCCAGACCTTGCTGGCCAAGGCGGATGCGTCGGGTGTGTACCAGTGGAATGTAGTTCTGCAGGGCACCGATGCCGAGACGGTGTTCTTCGATTATTGA
- the pcaR gene encoding pca regulon transcriptional regulator PcaR translates to MNDQMRNSFTSVAPPIVASPAKRIQALTGDPDFMTSLARGLAVVQAFQERKRHLTIAQISHRTEIPRAAVRRCLHTLIKLGYATTDGRTYSLLPKVLTLGHAYLSSTPLAVSAQPYLDRMSEQLHEACNMATLEGDDILYIARSATTQRLISVDLSVGGRLPAYCTSMGRILLAALDDTSLGEYLDHAELVAKTSRTIHTPDALLECLQQVRQQGWCIVDQELEQGLRSIAVPVYDASGQVVAALNVSTHAGRVSRAELEQRFLPGLLSASRDLSAQLFA, encoded by the coding sequence ATGAACGATCAAATGCGCAACTCCTTCACGTCGGTGGCGCCGCCCATCGTCGCCTCGCCGGCCAAGCGCATTCAGGCGCTGACCGGTGATCCGGATTTCATGACGTCTCTGGCCCGTGGTCTGGCTGTGGTGCAGGCGTTTCAGGAACGCAAACGCCACCTGACCATCGCGCAGATAAGTCATCGCACGGAAATCCCTCGCGCCGCCGTGCGCCGTTGCCTGCACACGCTGATCAAGCTCGGCTACGCCACCACCGACGGCCGCACCTATTCGCTGCTGCCGAAAGTGCTGACCCTCGGCCACGCCTATCTGTCCTCGACACCGCTGGCGGTCTCCGCCCAACCGTATCTGGATCGCATGAGCGAGCAACTGCACGAGGCCTGCAACATGGCGACGCTGGAGGGCGATGACATTCTCTATATCGCGCGTTCGGCGACCACTCAGCGATTGATCTCGGTCGACCTTTCCGTCGGAGGACGGCTGCCGGCGTATTGCACGTCGATGGGGCGCATACTGTTGGCCGCGCTGGACGACACCTCCCTGGGCGAATACCTGGATCACGCCGAACTGGTGGCCAAGACCAGCCGCACCATTCATACGCCCGACGCATTGCTTGAATGTTTGCAACAGGTGCGGCAGCAGGGCTGGTGCATTGTCGATCAGGAACTGGAACAGGGCCTGCGCTCTATCGCCGTGCCGGTGTACGACGCCTCGGGGCAAGTGGTCGCCGCGCTGAATGTCAGCACCCACGCCGGGCGGGTCAGTCGCGCCGAGCTGGAGCAGCGCTTCTTGCCCGGCCTGCTCAGCGCCAGTCGCGACCTCAGTGCGCAGTTGTTCGCCTGA
- a CDS encoding CoA-transferase subunit beta, with product MTYTTNEMMTVAAARRLKNGSVCFVGIGLPSKAANLARLTSSPDVVLIYESGPIGAKPSVLPLSIGDGELAETADTVVPTGEIFRYWLQGGRIDVGFLGAAQVDRFGNINTTVVGDYHAPKVRLPGAGGAPEIAGSAKSVLIILKQSARSFVDKLDFITSVGHGEGGDSRKRLGLPGAGPVGIITDLCIMEPEEGTHEFVVTALHPGVTREQVVAATGWAIRFADSVETTAEPTEVELTALRDLEARTAAAHGQAPGEA from the coding sequence ATGACTTACACCACCAATGAAATGATGACCGTCGCGGCGGCCCGGCGCCTGAAGAACGGCTCGGTATGCTTCGTCGGCATCGGCCTGCCATCGAAAGCCGCCAACCTCGCGCGCCTGACTTCATCGCCGGACGTAGTGCTGATCTACGAATCCGGCCCGATTGGCGCCAAGCCGAGCGTACTGCCGCTGTCCATCGGTGACGGCGAGTTGGCCGAGACCGCCGACACGGTGGTGCCGACCGGTGAGATTTTTCGCTACTGGCTGCAGGGCGGGCGCATCGACGTCGGTTTTCTCGGCGCCGCGCAGGTCGACCGTTTCGGCAACATCAACACCACCGTGGTCGGCGACTACCACGCGCCAAAAGTGCGTCTGCCGGGTGCCGGTGGCGCGCCGGAGATCGCCGGTTCGGCGAAAAGCGTGTTGATCATCCTTAAACAGTCGGCGCGTTCGTTTGTCGACAAGCTCGACTTCATCACCTCGGTCGGTCACGGCGAAGGTGGCGATTCGCGTAAACGTCTGGGCCTGCCGGGCGCTGGGCCGGTGGGCATCATCACCGACCTGTGCATCATGGAACCGGAGGAGGGCACCCACGAATTCGTGGTCACCGCGCTGCATCCGGGCGTGACCCGCGAGCAAGTGGTCGCCGCCACCGGTTGGGCGATTCGTTTTGCCGACTCCGTTGAAACCACCGCTGAGCCGACCGAAGTCGAGCTGACGGCGCTGCGTGATCTGGAAGCGCGCACCGCTGCCGCCCATGGCCAGGCGCCGGGAGAAGCATGA
- the pcaF gene encoding 3-oxoadipyl-CoA thiolase: MMRDVYICDAIRTPIGRFGGALSAVRADDLAAVPIKALMERNPSVDWNAVDEVFLGCANQAGEDNRNVARMALLLAGLPDSVPGVTLNRLCASGMDAIGTAFRAIASGEMELAIAGGVESMSRAPFVMGKADAAFSRNMKLEDTTIGWRFINPLMKAQYGVDAMPQTADNVADDYKVSRADQDAFALRSQQRTAAAQAAGYFAEEIVEVRIAHKKGETVVSQDEHPRADTTIEALAKLKPVNGADKTVTAGNASGVNDGAAALILASAEAVKKHGLTARAKVLGMASAGVAPRVMGIGPVPAVRKLAERLGVAVSDFDVIELNEAFASQGLAVLRELGLADDAPQVNPNGGAIALGHPLGMSGARLVLTALHHLEKTGGKKGLATMCVGVGQGLALAIERV; this comes from the coding sequence ATGATGCGTGACGTGTATATCTGCGACGCGATTCGCACCCCCATTGGCCGCTTCGGTGGCGCATTGTCCGCCGTGCGCGCCGATGACCTCGCCGCGGTGCCGATCAAGGCTCTGATGGAGCGCAATCCATCGGTGGATTGGAACGCCGTCGATGAGGTGTTTCTCGGCTGCGCCAACCAGGCCGGCGAAGACAACCGCAATGTTGCGCGCATGGCATTGCTGCTCGCCGGTCTGCCGGACAGCGTGCCCGGCGTTACGCTCAATCGCCTCTGCGCTTCGGGCATGGACGCGATCGGCACCGCATTCCGTGCGATTGCCAGCGGCGAGATGGAGCTGGCGATTGCCGGCGGCGTCGAGTCGATGTCCCGCGCGCCGTTCGTGATGGGCAAGGCCGACGCGGCGTTCTCGCGCAACATGAAACTGGAAGACACCACCATCGGCTGGCGTTTCATCAACCCGCTGATGAAGGCGCAGTACGGCGTCGATGCCATGCCGCAGACCGCTGACAACGTCGCCGACGACTATAAAGTCTCGCGCGCTGATCAGGACGCCTTTGCCTTGCGCAGTCAGCAACGTACCGCCGCCGCTCAAGCGGCCGGATACTTCGCTGAAGAAATCGTCGAAGTGCGCATCGCCCACAAAAAGGGCGAAACCGTGGTCAGCCAGGACGAACATCCGCGCGCCGACACTACGATTGAAGCGCTGGCCAAACTGAAACCGGTCAACGGCGCTGACAAAACCGTCACCGCCGGCAATGCCTCAGGCGTAAACGATGGTGCTGCTGCGCTGATTCTGGCGTCAGCCGAAGCGGTGAAAAAACACGGCCTGACCGCCCGCGCAAAAGTGCTCGGCATGGCCAGCGCCGGCGTCGCACCACGGGTGATGGGCATCGGCCCGGTGCCGGCGGTGCGCAAACTCGCCGAGCGCCTTGGCGTCGCGGTCAGCGATTTCGACGTGATCGAACTCAACGAAGCGTTTGCCAGCCAAGGCTTGGCGGTGCTGCGCGAGTTGGGCCTGGCCGACGATGCGCCGCAGGTCAACCCGAATGGCGGCGCGATTGCCCTCGGTCACCCGTTGGGCATGAGCGGTGCGCGGCTGGTGCTGACCGCCCTGCATCATCTGGAAAAGACTGGCGGCAAGAAAGGTCTGGCGACCATGTGCGTCGGTGTTGGCCAGGGTCTGGCCCTGGCCATCGAACGTGTCTGA
- a CDS encoding inorganic phosphate transporter, whose product MIDLFSGLDAWVLVSLLLALTFVLAFEFINGFHDTANAVATVIYTKAMPPHLAVFFSGVFNFLGVLLGGVGVAYAIVHLLPVELLINVNTGHGLAMVFSLLAAAIAWNLGTWYFGIPASSSHTLIGSILGVGLANALINDIPLRDGVNWQKAIDIGASLVFSPMAGFLIAALVLIGLKWWRPLSKMHKTPEQRRKIDDKKHPPFWNRLVLVISAMAVSFVHGSNDGQKGIGLIMLVLIGIVPAQFVLDLNSTTYQIERTRDATLHLSQFYQRNADSLGEFLALGKSVEGDLPEKFRCNPQQTEPTITALLHTLKGVADYHSLSSDSRIEVRRYLLCLDDTAKKVGKLPGLEAREKADLDKLRKDLTTTTEYAPFWVILAVALALGLGTMVGWKRVVLTIGEKIGKQGMTYSQGMSAQITTASLIGMANIFSLPVSTTHVLSSGVAGTMVANKSGLQGGTVKTILLAWVLTLPATVALSAGLFWLASKALGS is encoded by the coding sequence ATGATCGATTTATTCAGCGGACTGGATGCTTGGGTGCTTGTGAGCCTCTTGCTCGCCCTGACGTTTGTCCTCGCCTTCGAGTTCATCAATGGATTTCATGACACCGCTAACGCGGTAGCCACTGTTATCTACACCAAAGCCATGCCGCCACACCTGGCGGTGTTCTTTTCCGGTGTGTTCAATTTCCTCGGCGTGCTGCTGGGCGGCGTTGGCGTGGCGTATGCCATCGTCCACTTGCTGCCGGTTGAGCTGCTGATCAATGTGAACACCGGCCATGGCCTGGCGATGGTGTTCTCGTTGCTCGCCGCGGCAATCGCCTGGAACCTGGGCACCTGGTACTTCGGTATCCCGGCTTCCAGCTCGCACACCCTGATCGGCTCGATCCTCGGTGTCGGCCTGGCCAACGCGCTGATCAACGACATTCCGTTGAGAGATGGCGTGAACTGGCAGAAAGCGATCGACATCGGCGCCTCGCTGGTGTTCTCGCCGATGGCCGGCTTCCTGATCGCCGCGCTGGTGCTGATCGGCCTGAAATGGTGGCGCCCGCTGTCGAAGATGCACAAGACACCGGAACAGCGCCGCAAGATCGACGACAAAAAGCACCCACCGTTCTGGAACCGTCTGGTCCTGGTGATCTCGGCCATGGCCGTGAGCTTCGTGCACGGTTCCAACGACGGCCAGAAAGGCATCGGCCTGATCATGCTGGTGCTGATCGGTATCGTCCCGGCGCAGTTCGTACTCGATCTGAACAGCACCACCTACCAGATCGAACGCACCCGCGACGCAACCTTGCACCTGAGCCAGTTCTACCAGCGCAACGCCGATTCGCTGGGTGAGTTCCTGGCCCTGGGCAAGAGCGTGGAAGGCGACCTGCCGGAGAAATTCCGCTGCAACCCGCAGCAGACCGAACCGACCATCACCGCCCTGCTGCACACCCTTAAAGGTGTAGCGGACTACCATTCGCTGTCGTCGGACAGCCGCATCGAAGTGCGTCGCTACCTGCTCTGCCTGGACGACACGGCGAAGAAAGTCGGCAAGCTGCCAGGCCTCGAAGCTCGTGAAAAGGCTGACCTCGACAAGCTGCGCAAAGACCTGACCACCACCACTGAATACGCGCCATTCTGGGTGATTCTGGCGGTCGCCCTGGCACTGGGCCTGGGCACCATGGTCGGCTGGAAGCGTGTGGTGCTGACCATTGGCGAGAAGATCGGCAAGCAAGGCATGACCTATTCGCAGGGCATGTCGGCACAGATCACCACGGCCAGTCTGATTGGCATGGCCAATATTTTCAGCCTGCCGGTGTCGACCACTCATGTTTTGTCTTCGGGTGTGGCCGGGACCATGGTTGCCAACAAGAGCGGCCTGCAGGGTGGCACGGTCAAGACCATTTTGCTGGCCTGGGTACTGACCTTGCCAGCGACTGTGGCGCTGTCGGCCGGGTTGTTCTGGTTGGCTTCGAAGGCTTTGGGTAGTTGA